The following coding sequences are from one Lycium ferocissimum isolate CSIRO_LF1 chromosome 3, AGI_CSIRO_Lferr_CH_V1, whole genome shotgun sequence window:
- the LOC132051140 gene encoding uncharacterized protein At1g08160-like — protein sequence MATPIPPMPRRLSPVKCIALILLTLIVIVGITILVIWLAVKPRRPIYSIENASLHNYNMTKNDHLYGDFNFTLKAYNPNSRVSIYYDVIEVKLFYNSQQIAFNNAETFFQPRRNVTYLDLFLSAKDVALYGDVARDLKTERTSGAVQVEVKVRAKIRFKVGIWKSSHRKLKLSCSPSVPVSSTKNSQTYPCDLDL from the coding sequence ATGGCCACTCCCATTCCCCCCATGCCGCGGCGATTAAGCCCGGTAAAATGCATAGCCCTCATACTCTTAACCCTAATTGTCATTGTTGGTATAACAATACTTGTAATTTGGCTAGCAGTGAAGCCACGACGACCCATTTACTCAATCGAAAATGCTTCACTCCATAACTACAACATGACcaaaaatgaccatttgtatGGAGACTTCAACTTCACGTTAAAAGCGTACAATCCAAACAGCAGAGTTTCCATCTATTACGACGTCATTGAAGTGAAGCTTTTCTACAACTCCCAACAAATTGCTTTCAACAACGCGGAAACGTTCTTTCAGCCTCGTCGTAACGTGACATATTTGGACCTTTTCCTTTCGGCTAAAGACGTGGCGCTATACGGCGACGTTGCACGCGATCTGAAGACGGAGAGGACCTCGGGAGCCGTGCAGGTGGAGGTTAAAGTTAGAGCTAAGATAAGGTTCAAAGTGGGAATTTGGAAATCAAGTCATAGGAAGCTGAAGTTATCGTGTAGCCCTAGTGTGCCTGTTTCTTCAACCAAGAATTCTCAGACCTACCCTTGTGACTTGGatttataa
- the LOC132050309 gene encoding cyclin-dependent kinases regulatory subunit 1: MGQIQYSDKYFDDTYEYRHVVLPPEVAKLLPKNRLLSENEWRAIGVQQSRGWVHYAVHRPEPHIMLFRRPLNYQQQQENQ, from the exons ATGGGTCAGATCCAGTACTCTGATAAGTACTTCGATGATACCTACGAGTATAG GCATGTAGTTCTTCCTCCTGAAGTAGCGAAATTGCTGCCAAAGAACCGTCTGTTGTCTGAA AATGAGTGGCGGGCAATTGGAGTTCAACAGAGTCGAGGATGGGTTCACTATGCTGTTCATCGACCCGAGCCACACATCATGCTCTTCAGGAGGCCACTCAACTATCAGCAGCAACAAGAGAACCAATGA
- the LOC132051142 gene encoding uncharacterized protein LOC132051142: protein MDEMEMAACFDKELTKSYVEKDDFILPTDILEFLPNTDKDAVVHYDDHEYNMKYKVGVYTRLAQGWKAFIDAAGLGIGDVLCFKACLDENRIVFFVHVKEDPEIVMID, encoded by the exons atggatgaaatggaaatggCCGCATGTTTTGACAAAGAATTGACGAAATCGTACGTCGAAAAAGACGATTTC atcCTTCCAACTGACATACTGGAATTTCTTCCAAACACCGACAAGGACGCTGTTGTTCATTACGACGATCATGAGTATAATATGAAATACAAGGTTGGCGTATACACGCGCCTCGCTCAAGGTTGGAAAGCCTTCATTGATGCTGCCGGATTAGGGATAGGAGATGTGTTGTGTTTTAAGGCATGTTTAGATGAGAACCGCATAGTATTTTTTGTTCATGTAAAGGAGGATCCGGAGATAGTAATGATAGATTAG